The sequence AGCGCTGGCCGCGGACCCTGCAGgccaaatcacacacacacacacacacaaacacacatttacctGTTACGGGAGAGTGGGGGAACCTGATTCGAATTTGGATTAAACAAATTACACCCGTGGAAgtcggtggggggggggggctcaccgTAGCATTGCGAATGGCAGTGAGGATATCAAGCTCAGTCAGCCCTCCCAGAGGGTCGATGGACTGCAAAGTGCGGCCAAAGGTCTCATGGAATATGTAACAGATCCGAGCACCCCCACAGCTGTAGAAGAGATGGGTTCAGCTGTGACACCAACGCTGTTGTTCAGTGCTGTGTGTCAGCAAATTAAATTCCGCCAAAATTAAATGCAGTCAACCAAAAAAGGTCAATATGTGATCCTGGGATATTTACATTAATTAATGGCCTCGTGGTGAGAGTGCTGTACAGATGAAGGTGCCAACAGAAGATGCTGATACCACTTCAATTTATAATTACATTACTCCAAGGACATACCCTCATGACATTCATTGTGAACTAATGTAAGTAAAATGCTGATTGTGCAACAACAGTACTAAATTAGATGACAAAAAATAAGAGACAATTcactaaaacatgaaacaaaggCTGCTGTCATTATAAAAGCATCTGCTACACATAAAGCTCCTGCCGTAAAGAGGTCACACTCACAGCTCCGAGGTCTGGATGTATCTGGCTGTTCCCTCGATAGTGTTGCAGTAATCGCTGGCAAACTTGGTGACAATCTGCAGCAGGGTGGCACTGTGGTCTTCTACTGGCTGGCCATAGCTGTTGAGCCGTGCCTGGTACTGGGCACTCAGCACGGTCACTCGGGTCTTGAGGTCTGGCAGGCAGTCCCGGATGTGGTGCATGAGCAGCCTGCTGAGAGTTTTGGCCAGATAGCACGAGCCGGCCCGGGAGGCGAGCGAGGGGTAGTGGCGCTGCAGGAAGGCCTGCTCATCCTTCATTGAGTCCTCCAGGCTCTTCTGGGTATTGATGTCATGCTGGCTCCTTGGAGGATCACCAATTAGGGAGACAAAGGGAGCGTAGTCAGATGATCAAGGTAATAAGGAGATGAACAACTTACTACCTTGCTCTATTATGAAGTTAAAGAGATTAAATGTcgaaaataaaagaaaaacaatgagcaATTTATTATTTCGAACCTGTTAACCACCCCAATAATCCCAAGTCTGACTGGAATGACTCGACCCAGAAGGACCTCCAGAGCATCAGTCCCGGCATCCATCAGGTCCAGCTTGCTGACCACAAGCAATGTTCGCcgacctgacagacagacaaacacagaaaccttTGAGCATATTTTTTAAGGACATTTAGTGGTCCTCCCACAAGCTTTTCATCTTTTATattgagacagacaggaggaaaacaggaaaactgtTCTCTGGTGGGACAGGATTGAAGCAAGCAGGGGAACATTTGGACCCAGATATAGAAATCCTAACTGGCACACCATGAACGCGTACAACAGGCATTTAAAGACCATACTGCCAACCACCCAGACAATAAGAACACACAgaccattatcatcatcatccattAATAAGTGCACCATGACAGCAACATCAATTTTCTAAGCAACTGTTAACTGCCAGAGTGCTATTAACAGTAATGACAGTAATGATGGTCCAATAGCCTGAAATGACTTGAGCATAATGTATTCTTCATGCACATTTaataattgaaaatgtatttctactGTTATGTAATAAGCACCgatggagaggaaagaaaatctAACTGAGATCAGAGGAGAAGAGGCGCCTGTGCACAAAATGTACTACCATCTGGATCAACCTCACGAGCCAATTTCAGTGCATCAGAGGTGGCCAAGTCAGAGTTGGCAGGGGACACCGCGAGGATGAGGGAGTTTGGATTGGAGATGAAGGACAAGATCATCTCTTGTACTTGAGCCTCAATGTCCTCTGGCTGGTCCCCAACAGGAACCTGAAGCAACAACAATGAGCAGCCAGCATTACAGTAAGAACAGCACAGATGGGGTGCTGCTGTGAATCTGTGTTGATTACAGATATGCAGTGCACTCAGCATTAATCATGATCAAGTGCCACTTTGTTTGTACACACGAAACAAAACCGCATCTCTGTAAAGTGGCGGAGTTTACCTTAGTAATTCCAGGCAAATCGACCAGGGTGAGATTAAGGACTTTGGGGGAGAAAATCTTCAAATATATGGGCTCAGGGCTGATTCCCTGCAGGgtgtgaaaaaaggaaagaaaatcatGAAAGCAGTGTAAAAAGATCAATTTAAGGCATCACAGAGTTATCATTGATGCTTTCCTTCACCTTGTTGTCACCTGAACTGCGCTCAGTCTCTGCTTCAATTTCCCGACAAATTTCCTGAAAATCTGTAAAGACCTGTCAAAAAGGTGAGAGAATGATGCATCAGCTTAACCCAGCACATGATGCAGGACAAAGGCTGCACATTATTTGAATCTTTCAGATAAATGTACCTGGTTCTTGCAGTGAAGGAATGTACCCCATTCTTCAGCTTTGACACCTGTGCAAACATAAAAGAGTGAGTGTACATACTTTCAGAGATGTCTCCAGCTTCATTTACTGATTGGGGAGAACTCATGAAAATCGGGAAAGATTACAAATGGCGTCATATCGTGTTTGACAGATGAAGATCAGAATGACCAAAATGTGAGTAAACAAAAGGAATGAAAAGACGAGACAAGCCCATGCAGATCAAATATACAGAGACCTGGGTAGCTGTTTTGGGCATTTTGTTTTACCCCATTTCCTGAAAAAGCggtgaagaaaaagaggaagaaagattGCATGTTAGCAAAGAGAGACCAGGGCTCTACAGGGAGTAGCTTACAGTTCAAACTGGGAGTGAAAGTGCTAATGACATAAACTACTTCCTGCTGTCCTGCTTTAGTATGCTGCAGTTCACCATAAATTCTACCAAAtctaaagtgtgtgttttcaaggaCAGTCAAAGCACAAATGAATGGAAAAGTGTGTTGGTACCATTCTCGATTTTCGTTCTCTCCTTCAGTGGGGACACATTAACAAGTTGCAGCACGAGGGGTCGTCTTGTGACTATTCCTGATCCCCGTGGCAAGAAATCCCGGCCAACCAGGCTCTCCAACACTGAGCTCTTTCCACTGCTCTGTTATTGGACACAACAAAAGTACTTTAGCAATGTTTATACCAGCACTGATACAGTCTCTATCAGTGGGCCCTGCTGATCGCACCAAAAACATGCAATTTTAGAAGCTGCAGTGAAGTTCAAGCAAGGTTTTTAGATAAAAGTTAGGTTTAAAAAGAagcttttcattgttttattccTGACTGACCTGAGATCCAACCACGACTATCTGAGGCAGCTGTATGATCTCTGCACCCACTGTGAGAAAGACCTCCTGCAGCCGGTTGATGGTGGGAATTAGAGTCTCCATCCTTCCAATAGACTGGGCACACTTACTAAATTGGCAAAGCAGAACCAGCATCAATAGACAGAAAGAAAGTACAGCAAAGTGACTAATTCTGAACAATACTGAAACTAGAGTAAATTTATACTCTCGGAGAAGAGATGAGAATGAAATtggcagaaacacaaaaacataaccCTTGCTTAAATTGCTACTTATATTCACATGTATAAAATTAAAACAAGCTACTGTTAGTCCTTGGAGGACAGAAAACGTTACACTCTGACAAATGGAAAACTGGTCCTGATGAGAGGGGTGTAACGCCCAAGCATCACTTGGACCGACACTTCGCCCAAACCTCACTGGTAAGAGGGATTTCAAGTGGAAACGTGGTTATTATTTATCAGCCGCGGCACCGACCTTACGTCCAAGTTACATAGCAACAAATGATGTAGTAGCACAGGCCGAGAGGCTCGGTATCatcagctaatgttagctggcTAAAGCTAATTGGTAAATGAAGGAAGTAGAAACTTGCTAGCTTTGTGCTAACGCTAGCTTAGCCCTCTGTTTCAACCGATGCTCCATTACGACCTTACCAATGTTCAATAAACAATATCCCTCCTTATCCAACGTGTCTGTCTTTCATACTTCGTAGGAAAAAAATACGAGCGTTAAAAACGATGCATTTTAATCCAAAGTGTCCAAAATTAACAGCAAAGGAATTAACCGTCAGTTTCCCACATAGGCGGTACCCGCATGACTCTCCGTCAATCTGATTGGTCATAAAGTATGACTCATAGCGTCCCACTTACCTGATTGGTCGACACGGTAATGACGCACTGCTTGCTCCCGCCTCGTAGTCTCGtgtcattttcatatttaaccaCTTCTACTAAAATCCCATGAAAACCACTTCCTCTCCACTTATTGCATTCTTCTAGACTTAAAGTAAAATATCAGCACACAATACAAAGGCAGAAGCCTTAACATTTGTCttctttatgtgttttaatgtctgtATATAAACATGATATTTACAAATCATACAATAAACATCAGTTAGTTACGgaataaaacatgtaattacCTTCTCAGGGATGGTTAACAGAAAACACCCAGTCACCACCCAACAGACAGTACTAACAAATACCATCCAGTAGAAGTTAGTGTCCTGTGGGAGTTGTAGCAGCCAGAGATCATGTGAAACCAACAGCAAAAATGGATTCCTTTGTATTCAAATATTATGTGATCAGGTCTTGTGTCACGACTGCAACGTCAATGACAAGGACCAATTCAAATTGGCCAAGTTTTCTTATCCAAGTCCTTAGGTCGTGGATAAGAAAGCCCCATCACAGAGATAATCAACAGTCAGCGCTACTTGTGTTCGCACAGCCACTGATTAGGCACACAGCTGGGAGCCTCTGCAAGAAAACAGATACTGTATTTTTGATGTCTCACACTCTAAACACCGTATGCACCTCTCAAAAGACAGATCACAATAAGCAACTTCCAGCTATGCATTCTTAGTCCATGTATGAGGTATCCATCCCTTCTCCGTCGGGGTGAAGGAGACGTCCTGCCAAGCGCTCGATGTCGTCCAAGCTAAGCTGTCGAAGTGAACGTTCATAGtccttaaagaaaaaaaaaaaaaaagaacacaaatatTTAGACAGCCTTAAATGAGAAGGTGCGTTCTCACAGGGATCAAAACTAATGGTGCATTAACAAGTTTGTCACCAGGACATTACCATGAAACAACCAAGTTGTAAATAAAAACCAGtggcaaataaaataatttaaaatgagttCATTCAAAATGTGTGAGGTTTTAATAAATCCATATTAGTTCCATGTTCAGGGCCTATAAATTAATATCATAATATGTAATTAGGAGTTGTTGACATTGATAAACAGAAGAACAATCCAAcattaatatgaaaacaaatcacTACAATTAGATGAACGTTAAGTTCTTGCCGTGCTTATGAGAACAAAAAGAGCAGATTATGTCCAGGTTTCATAACTGAGACCATTTCCCATTTTTGATTATACCAGTCGTGCATGAACACTTAATTAAACAACTGAACACCACACAATGGGTTGCGGGACACAGAGGGCTTCAAACGGATAGGCTGGCTGTGTCTTCCATACTTAGCCAAAAGAAGGccgcaatttttttttttttttaccatatttGGAGGATACTTGACCTGTTTAGATGATGATACTGACTTTGCAAAAAACAGTCCCTAAATTTAAGACAATTTATACTGACAGaacaagagacaaaaaaaaataaaatcacgtCAGttgaaaaacagtcaaatatcCAAATTGTCAACATGCCAGAAAATATCACAGATAGCTGACATCTTTTGCCCCCCATCCCCACATATTCATTAAACATACATAGTTGGATCAAGAGCCTTTAAAATAAGCATTTGATGCTTCCCTTTCATTGTTTTGAGTCTCTGGCCTCCCCTGGTAGCAACACATTATAAGAATTCAACAATCTAATGTAAATATCCACTTTAAAATAGATAAAGATAGTTTTGAAATTTAGATTACAATGCATGGCAGCAAGCTTACATTATAAGTACCTTAATAAGCTGTTCATGGACTTTTGCAGCATCTGCTGGACTGAAGTGTCTAGCCAGGACAGTGGACACAGTCTGCCACACTCTACCCTGtgtgctgctactgctgctgctgctgctgctgcagctactgctgctgctgctgctgctgctgctggccgtCGTCCCTGCAGCTCCAGTCCTCTCCCCCACTGGACGGATTACCAGATTCAATTTAGCCTCTGGCCCAATGGAGTAATCACTCAGCCTGTGCTCATCTGAGGAAAGTAATAAAGCTTGCAATcatcaaaaatgtaaacatttgatTCATGTACACCACAGATTGGTGTGTGCAGCAATTACAGATCTGCACAAAGGTTATGAAACTATTGACTGTTGGCAAATCTACCTGCCAGTGCTTTCCCTTTGTAGAGCAACCGCTGCTGGTTTGCTGGTATGTTGAGACGTTCGGACACAAGTTCCTTCACTGTGGAGACCTTTTCATCTTCAGTCACCTGGAAGATCAATAACATGGTGATGTAGTCAGTTGCAAGTGCAATCTCTTTCTATCTAATTGAGGAGTATTCAATTGAAGAAGGGTGAAGCTCACCTGATGCTCTGGTTTGGCATCAAATTAAGATAAACAAGCAATTAATGAGGAATTCCAGCGCAAGTGACAAATGCATCCATTGGTACCTTGCTAAATGGCCTCATTAGCAAATTCCTCCGATAGGAAATAAACAGCCACTGGCCCATAGTGGTAGCATCTATCTCATGAACACTGCAGACCTGGCACGTTAAGATGTGGGCAGGTACTTCTTTACTTTTACAGCAGCACTGCATATTCTCCATCACTGACGCAGAGTAAATAGAGTCTGAGTCACTTCTCTTCCGCAGAAATTTAGTCCAGTCTATGAAATGCTTCCccatttgacacacacacacacacacacacacaatcatcatcatcaaatgcTTTAGATTACATATGCATCAATATTGTTTCTTTATAAATGAACTGCACAGAAAACCCCAGAGCAATTCAGAGGGGAACTGGTCGCATAGAAAATAACAGTGGTCCCCACACTCACATACTGTGCTGATAAAGCCCATAAGCTCCTTTATTCAGAGGGCTGAGGGTGTTTCTACACCTATGTGGCCTCATTCAGTAACGTTATCGTTTTAAAACATGAGAGGCACAAGCTGGGGCTacgactgacacacacagagcaaataACATCACCGACTGTTGAGAGTTGGACTAGAAACACTGGTAACTTAAGTCTGTAGTCCAACCACAGCCTTTCCCTTAACATACTGCTTTAGTGAAAAGACTCACAAGTGGCTTCCCCTTCATAGAAGAACCACCAAATAAGGACCCACAGAGCTCCCACTCCACCGCTTTGTTTCTACGGCGGTAACGTAGATGAGATAACGTTACATTTAACGTTACCGTGTCTTTCTAAACGCTGTGGCTAGCATACTAGCGTTGATTCATAACTGAGCGATATGTGACTGAACAATACGCCATTTATGCTAAACTGTGTGGCGTTTAACAGGCTAATGTTTGACTCAAGCATCGTATGTGTGGGTGTTTCAGGCAGCGCAGCGTGTGACAGGACGGCGGCTaagtagctagctagctagcctaTGGAGGCTACCGCTAGCTAATTCTGATGTGAGCTAGCGTTAGCATCAGGGAGATAACACGTATCAATTAGCTTACCTGTACACTGCATTCTTTTCCTTGTAGTGGTTTCACGGTAAGGATCATTTTGGATGGTACtcaggagaaaaacacaactaCACAACAACACCTTCAAAGATTGGGCAACAAAATCTACCCAAGTAACGTTACTTTGCTAGCTCAAGATAGCCACAGGGCTTCCTCCCTTGTCAGCGgcccatcttcttcttctgatgcgggatgctgctgctgtcaggcgGCGCTGCTGCCACCTACTGGCTGGATGGGCGTATGGCTGCTGCCAGAGGAGGATAAATCaaccaaaaaagaaagaaaatgacaaatgatttGACTCTTCTACTCGAGATGAGATATTAAAtgggaagaggaagatgaaggacaATGGCCGGAGTTTGGAGTTTAAAAGTGGCAAAGAACaacctttaaaaacatcaaatcaaatcacgTTTTTTTGTCGTGTACGCAGTCAAACAAATGATGCCATCAGTCATCTCATCCACATTGGCCTGGCCCACTTTCGACATCAGGAGGTTGAATTATGTTAAAATGCTATTTGTGGACTACAGCTCAGTGTCCACAATCAGCATTTGAACTTTATTCCAGGGGGGTCAGGGTGGCGTGGAGGAGATGGTTTGTGGTGTCATGTGTGGATCTGTTGGCTAACTGCAATCTGAGTCAAACTGTGTGGCAAGGAGGTGATAAAGTTTTCGATGGGCCTCTAGAATTAGCAATTATTGATTTTACTTTATGGTACATTgtaatctgtttttctttctgaagCTCGCAGTGACTCAGCACAAAGACTTGAattgatgtcttttttttttttgtcctgttgaACAAAGCCATGTCTTAATTTTCCTCCATTGCGCCATTGTAACTATTGCTAATCATCATGACTGTTTCAACATGCTTTGATGTGAAATTCCAACAATCCAGCACCAGTTGCACCATTTAAGCGTTATTGTTCagttaaacaaatgaaacatttctgttaaaaatgttaaGTATAATATGTGTCTGAAAACTCAGCATTCCTGGTGTCAGGATGTGGGCCACTTtgcagtgagcagcaggagTAAAGCCTCTGATCAGTGCTCACAGGCAGCCCTTTATGTCTCTTTCACATGTGCCAAATATCTGGGGAGTGAAATGACTGAAGTTCACCGCTCAGTATGCCGTAGACCCACCTATCCCCAGGGCTAGCAAATACCCCAAAGACCCTCTGACCCAATTGGGCTCCAGTCCATGCATTTCTCATTACAGCCTCCCGGATGGTCTCCACCGCCTCGATCACGTGAttggctgctgtctgtgcacAGCCCCGAGCTGCACAGGAGCAGCTCTCACTTGGGCGGGTACAGAGGAGGTCTGCACCTGTCGGATGGACCGTCTGCTGTCTAACAGGGACAAACCTATTCAGGACAAGTGAGGAAGACCTCCACAACGCCAGACAGGCTGCGTGTGGTaggtgaatctgtgtgtgtgtgtgtgtgtggaataaaGCACGGCGGTTATATTCTGCAGGACAGACCATGTATCTGTGTTTACAGTCTTTTAGAAACATATAACGCTGTTGCCGGATTTTACCAACACATTTATGTATCACAAAGGCTGTTATCAACATTATGCATCTGGCTCGGGGCGCTTGCGACCTAAAATGAAAACACCCATATTTTATTCCTGTGTTgacataaagtgtgtgtgacttaATAAAGAGTCCATAATGACCTTATCTTAATCTGAGGTGTTTTATGTCTTTGGTGTTGCCATTGCACgattttcttgtcattttattttatgtttttatgtgacaaatgtttttagataattttttttccatttgagatctatctatctatctatctatctatctattttgATATTgactgtatctgtctgtctatatcATTAATTATGCATAACATGCATAATTGCTCGATAAAAAGTTTCCTGTTTATCCAAGTCCAAGTAGAA comes from Pempheris klunzingeri isolate RE-2024b chromosome 7, fPemKlu1.hap1, whole genome shotgun sequence and encodes:
- the LOC139203620 gene encoding dynamin-1-like protein, producing METLIPTINRLQEVFLTVGAEIIQLPQIVVVGSQSSGKSSVLESLVGRDFLPRGSGIVTRRPLVLQLVNVSPLKERTKIENGVKAEEWGTFLHCKNQVFTDFQEICREIEAETERSSGDNKGISPEPIYLKIFSPKVLNLTLVDLPGITKVPVGDQPEDIEAQVQEMILSFISNPNSLILAVSPANSDLATSDALKLAREVDPDGRRTLLVVSKLDLMDAGTDALEVLLGRVIPVRLGIIGVVNRSQHDINTQKSLEDSMKDEQAFLQRHYPSLASRAGSCYLAKTLSRLLMHHIRDCLPDLKTRVTVLSAQYQARLNSYGQPVEDHSATLLQIVTKFASDYCNTIEGTARYIQTSELCGGARICYIFHETFGRTLQSIDPLGGLTELDILTAIRNATGPRPALFVPEVSFELLVKRQIKRLEEPSLRCVELVHEELQRIIQHCSSFSTQELLRFPKLHDSIVEVVTALLRKRLPITNEMVHNLVAIELAYINTKHPDFTDAAQVSASVNSQQAEGLDGGKRWKNEKVAEEKAPAAGFGSPSKGQAINLLDTAVPVSRKLSTREQRDCEVIQRLIKCYFLIVRKSIQDSVPKTVMHFLVNFVKEHLQSELVGQLYKQALLQELLIESQDTAQQRTEVAQMLEALKKANNIISEIRETHLW
- the ubl4a gene encoding ubiquitin-like protein 4A, whose product is MILTVKPLQGKECSVQVTEDEKVSTVKELVSERLNIPANQQRLLYKGKALADEHRLSDYSIGPEAKLNLVIRPVGERTGAAGTTASSSSSSSSSSCSSSSSSSSSTQGRVWQTVSTVLARHFSPADAAKVHEQLIKDYERSLRQLSLDDIERLAGRLLHPDGEGMDTSYMD